A single Amphiura filiformis chromosome 19, Afil_fr2py, whole genome shotgun sequence DNA region contains:
- the LOC140140325 gene encoding SH3 domain-binding glutamic acid-rich-like protein 3, whose product MGVILYFTSVSSNLEVKKHQQKILLVLDGKKIPYQTIDIALSEDSKGKMREVAGNDKALPPQFANDDTYCGDFAAFEEAVENETVEEFLKLK is encoded by the exons ATGGGCGTCATACTTTACTTTACTTCTGTGTCCAGCAATTTGGAG GTCAAGAAACACCAGCAGAAGATTTTGCTGGTCTTAGATGGCAAAAAGATTCCTTATCAGACGATTGATATAGCACTTAGTGAAGACAGCAAAGGAAAGATGAGAGAGGTAGCAGGAAATGACAAAGCACTGCCACCTCAGTTCGCAAATGATGACACATATTGTGGG GACTTTGCAGCATTTGAGGAAGCAGTTGAAAACGAAACGGTGGAGGAATTCCTaaagttaaaataa